ACTGGGCTGACACCGATGCAATTCGTTCAGTTGCTCGCGGGGAGAACCAGTCTCTGGACCATCGGCGCAAAGATGAAGTTCCACACCGTCTTACCGCGGCTGCTCTGTACTTGGTGCCACTCACGAAAGAACTGCCTCAATGCCTCATGCCGAGCAAACCCTATAGCATACTGGCCGCAGGTCGCCCCTGTTTAACTAATGTTCCCAATGAGTCTGAGTTGCATCGCCTGACCGTTGAGAACAGGGTGAAGACCAATGTGCGTTCGAATTCTCCACCAGTTATTCAGGCGGCAATTCGCTGCGAAAAGAGTGGTTAAGAGAGTTTGTCGAACACGAATTCTGCGGCACGGCAATTGGCTGTTGCAGAGTACTCGCAGCGAAATAACTGTGAGAGATTCCGGTCGGTGCAATTGACGTCGATGTCAGAAAATTCGGATTCAGAAAAAATGGAGTTGGCAAGATGATGCGTTCTCTAGCAGAAAAACTTGCGAGGAAGATTGTACTTCGTCGCCGCCTTGACAACGAATTTGGGCGGCGCCCCTTCTGGGCATCTCCGGACTCCGCATTGTCTTTACTGAAGCCTGGTTTCGAAACATTCGAGGACCTCGCAGAGGTATGTCGGACCTTTGTGAAACCAGGGGACTGCATTTGGGACATTGGTGGCAATCTGGGCCTATTTAGTCTCATGGCAGCTCATCGTGCCGGTGCCGATTCCGTTACCGTTTGTATCGAACCGGATCCAGTCCTGGCCTCGCTGGTTCAAAGAACTGTGCTGCTGCCGGAAAATACGGATCGGCTAATACACGTGCTGTGTTCTGCGGTGTCCAATGAGTCAGGCATCGCTCAGTTTGCTGTCGCTGCGAGAGGTCGATCCTCGAATTCATTGTCGGTCGCGGGCGGGCGCAGTCAGGCAGGAGGCGTACGGTACGAACAGTATGTGCCGACAGTCACTGTCGATCAGTTACTGGGCAGTTTTCCGTCTCCAAATCTGATCAAAATCGATGTTGAAGGAGCAGAGGAGATGGTGTTGCGGGGGGCTGAACGCACGCTCACTGAGTGCAGGCCGTTCGTTTATATCGAAGTTGGAGCCGATCACATCAATGGTGTCACACGCACGTTAGACAGACACGGCTATTCACTCTTCGATCCGATGCGACCAGCATCTGGTGAACCGATCCGGGAATGCTGTTTCAATACTCTTGCGATCCCATCGGAGTGTGTAGATGCTCACCGACAAAAAGCTGCCTAAAGAGAAGGGTTAAGATGTCTGCTGCCGTAAAACTCAAAAATATTGTCGCAGGAATTTCTCGTTCCTGCGTAGGGCGTCGTCAACTGATTCGTGGAGGTCGGTTTTTGATGAACGCAGGAATGCTGCGGGGGTCCAACGATCCGCGGACGAACGGTGAGCTCGACTATCTCGAGCGCATGATCAGGGCCAGCGGCGATCGCTCGCCGGTTGTAATCGACGTCGGTGCGAACTATGGAATTTACTGTTCTCATGCATCGAAATTGATGGAAGGGAATGGGCGAATTTTTGCTGCTGAACCCTGCAGAGCTACCTTCGTTCAACTTCAACAAAATACGGCCGGTCTACCTACCGACATTGATTGCATGAACGTTGCTTTTTCTGACAAGCAGGGTGAGGCACAATTGTACGTGGTCGGTGCAGGCGCGGGCACAAATTCCCTGGAAGCCGAAGTCACGCCCACAGATGCGACAGAACGCGTTGCTCTTATGACGCTCGATCACTTCATAACGGCAGCTCGTCTCGATCAAGTCGATCTCGTCAAAATTGATACCGAAGGACATGATTATGCGGTGCTGTGTGGAGCACGGCAGGGCATCGGATCGGGAAAAATCAGAGCGCTGCAATTCGAATACAACTGGAGATGGATCTCTCAGCGGTCTTTCCTGCGCGACGTGTTTCAGCTAATCGCGGACGTTGACTATCAATTCGGGAGGGTGACGCCTGATGGCATCGAAGTCTACGACCAGTGGCATCAGCGGATGGAGACGCTTGTTGAGGACAACTACGCCATATTCCATAGTGACCTTGGGAAGCATCTAAAATTGATCTCTCCCCCAGGCGCATAAGCTCTCTGATTCCCTTTTCTCTCTGCCGTGTTTTCGGGAGGTAAACTCGTGAGCATTCGTTCCGCAATTAAGAATCGAATTACCCCTTCAGCCCTCAAGGCATTGCAGAATGTCAACTATGAACTGCATTTGGCGCAGGTTCGTATGGCGAACCGTCTGTTTCCATATCGCATTCTCAAGAGACGACAACTCGTCCGCCAGTCCGGTATCAAATTGCACTGGGGATGCGGTCCACGCCATTTGGATGGTTGGTTAAACGTTGATGGATGGGCATCGCCAGCGACAGACTACGTACACGATCTCCGAAATCGTCTGCCACTCGCAGATAACTCTGTGGAACTAATCTTCACAGAACATGTACTTGAGCACATAGAGTTCAACAAAGCTCGAGATGTTCTCGCAGACTTTTACCGGGTCATGCAGCCTTGCGGGCGGATTCGAATCGTCATTCCCGGACTTGCGCAGTGCTGTACTGCCTATGCGTCAGGCGAGAGAGAGTGGTTTCGCCGAATCGACGGACCTTGTATGTCAACCGGGATGGGCTTCAACCGGGTGTTCTTCGCACATTTTCACCGTTTCATCTATGACTTTGAAACCCTTGCAATAATCATGCGAGAAGCCGGTTTCTCAGAAGTGCGCGAGTGTGTTCACGGCGGCAGCAGTGACGAACGACTCCGCCTTGAAACAGACGATGAATCGCGACAGCTCGTGAGCCTTTACGTCGAAGCCGTCAAATAGTCAAAATCTCTCTTGCTCGTAACACCTCGAGCAGCGAGTCGACACTCCAAGTGTTTTTTCAATCGAGCTGCAACCCTGTTTCGCTTCTGACTAGGTTGGTCGCGATAGTTGCGTGCTCAGGAAATCATGAACAGTACAAGTGCGAAAGCCCTCCGGGGTACCAAATGGTCGCTGGCTGGCGCGGTCTGCACCAAAGTGGTGTCGTCCGTCTCTCAACTCATGCTCGCATGGTGGTTGACGCCAGAGGATCTTGGAATCGCCGCGTACGCTGTAGCGTTTACCAGTGTTTTCGGGTTTCTGCACGTTGGCGGATTGCATGTCATTCTTGTGACTCGTCGCCGCCAATTCCTGAGAACGGCAAGTCAGGCGTTTTATGTCGCTGTCTCCATTAATCTCGCGCTTGCAGTGGGGCTCACCAGCGCATCGGCATGGGCTGCAGCATTCTATGATCAGCCGTTGCTGCGACCGCTGATTTGTATTTGCGCCCTCTCCCTGCCGATCGGTCAATTCGCATTGGTTGAATCCGCCTGGCTGGTTCGCACGATGCAGTTTCGGACCCTTAACGAAGCCACTGTGTTGCAATCTCTTGTTCGACTTGGAGGTCAGGCGGCTCTGGCCCTGATGGGATTAGGAGCATATTCAATCCTTATCCCGGAAATCCCCGCGGCACTGACACGAGTCTTGTATGTGCGATCTCGATCGCGGCGCATTCCCTTACTACCACCGCTGCCGAGGCAATGGTTGTCACTTTGGAAAGATGCTGTTTTTCTGAATCT
This DNA window, taken from Fuerstiella marisgermanici, encodes the following:
- a CDS encoding FkbM family methyltransferase; the encoded protein is MRSLAEKLARKIVLRRRLDNEFGRRPFWASPDSALSLLKPGFETFEDLAEVCRTFVKPGDCIWDIGGNLGLFSLMAAHRAGADSVTVCIEPDPVLASLVQRTVLLPENTDRLIHVLCSAVSNESGIAQFAVAARGRSSNSLSVAGGRSQAGGVRYEQYVPTVTVDQLLGSFPSPNLIKIDVEGAEEMVLRGAERTLTECRPFVYIEVGADHINGVTRTLDRHGYSLFDPMRPASGEPIRECCFNTLAIPSECVDAHRQKAA
- a CDS encoding FkbM family methyltransferase encodes the protein MSAAVKLKNIVAGISRSCVGRRQLIRGGRFLMNAGMLRGSNDPRTNGELDYLERMIRASGDRSPVVIDVGANYGIYCSHASKLMEGNGRIFAAEPCRATFVQLQQNTAGLPTDIDCMNVAFSDKQGEAQLYVVGAGAGTNSLEAEVTPTDATERVALMTLDHFITAARLDQVDLVKIDTEGHDYAVLCGARQGIGSGKIRALQFEYNWRWISQRSFLRDVFQLIADVDYQFGRVTPDGIEVYDQWHQRMETLVEDNYAIFHSDLGKHLKLISPPGA
- a CDS encoding class I SAM-dependent methyltransferase: MSIRSAIKNRITPSALKALQNVNYELHLAQVRMANRLFPYRILKRRQLVRQSGIKLHWGCGPRHLDGWLNVDGWASPATDYVHDLRNRLPLADNSVELIFTEHVLEHIEFNKARDVLADFYRVMQPCGRIRIVIPGLAQCCTAYASGEREWFRRIDGPCMSTGMGFNRVFFAHFHRFIYDFETLAIIMREAGFSEVRECVHGGSSDERLRLETDDESRQLVSLYVEAVK